The DNA sequence ACCTGTTTGAATGAGTTTCTAGTACATGCCGAAGTCATTTTATAGAAGATTTGCATTGGATTCAAGCTCAAGCTCAACCTGGAATCCCACATTGGAGTTGCTGAACTCCAATAACCGGAGCTTGGGCATTCAAGGCGGTgattgagttgtttggttggtgGAAATTGGTGTGCCGATCTTACAGTTTATACACTGGGTTCGatttccaataaaaaataaaaggagctGGGGGAGGGTGAAACGAATAGGAAGTTGCAGAAGCTCCTGGTCTTCTGTTCATCGGAAGAGATGGGGATACCAAtctagactctctctctctctctctctctgtgcatcTTTCCTGGATCGATAGAGGAGAGGATAAACCAAGCAAGATCGAACCACATCTCTCTCTGGGTGCTTGTGCGTGTCTAAGTTTGCAGGAAAATTAGGAAAATCAAATTGCTATAGATCCATCATCTCTTTAAATTAGGGCTTCTGTGAGTTGAGGAGTGCGAAAGCGGGTTCATCTACTGATGCCCTTCCACCTCTGCCCAAATAAGAGACACCTCACCTAGGAAAGGCGACTCACCTATCTTCTCAATCTAAGACCTTTGCCAATGTCTTCATTGCCATTGTCGGTGCTGACGTCCTTCGCCTCCCGTATACCTTCAAGAAGACTagttgggtagttttgtaaatccaatcGGAAGGTGATTGGACAAGACGGGAtagaatggtaaaaaaaaataaggataatTGAGGAAGAATCACTGTtctgggtagttttgtaaacccaaacttgattttaaaGATTGTTGTTAACTAAAACATAAATTGAATAATTTAATAATGTGAAACCCAAAAGTAAGTAATCAGCTAATTTTCCCAAGAAtatatctcatttgattcaaacaAATTATGATATTTTCTTATCAAACACGGTACGAGTACGAGTACTTGATCCATGGCTTGGCGTGTCTTTGCTATTTTTATTTGTCCACTTGAACTTCCCATTCTTCTAtcccaactttctttctttattggcACTTGACCATTCGCTTAGttaaattaaagaaagagaTAGCAGCGAGGGGAATGAATAGATTGAAGAGGTCATTTCTGGCTGACGGACGGGAGTGTTGGAAACAAAAGTCTCtttatgaaaattattattattattattattattattaatagaGATAAGAGGCGAATGCATCGGGCTTCATAACCACGATGACAGAGTGATTAAGAATTAAAtagctagggtttttttttttttggggtgcaaattaaattaaattaaataggGGTTAATAGTCTTCCATGGTACCCTGCATTTAGATTAGCCTATGATTTCCGATGCAATTATTATTTCGCAAAGGAGAATTCATTGacaggagagagatagatcgAGCTCCCCGGCGTCCATCCTCTTTGCACCTGCAACTTAACTAAAGCTTCATACATGGCAGCAGTAGTGCTACATGATGGGGGTTCCTCTTCTGTGTCAACCACTTGTTACGATGTGTTTCTCAGTTGCAGGCCTGATGAAACACTCTATAACTTCACTGCTTTCCTTCACAAAGCTCTGGAAAGAGAAGGAATCAATGTGTTTATGAATGGAGAAAACCTGCAGAAGCCAGATGGAGGAGCAATAAAAACGAACGGCGTCCTTGAAGCAATCCAACATTCCAAAATCTCGATTCCTGTCTTCTCTAAAGGCTATGCAGATAGCTCATGGTGCCTCCAGGAACTGGTTGAGATGGTTCGATGCCGCAGATCCGACGGTCAGTCAATTCTGCCGATATTCTTGGATTTCGAGCCAAGAGATGTTCGCCATCAGACCGGAAGTTATCAACAATCATTTCAACGACACCAACAAAAATTTGATCCCCAGACCGTAGAGAGTTGGAAGAATGCCTTGACTGAGGTTGCACAAATATCCGGATACCATCTCCAGGACGTAACTGAGTAAGTTAAGATGATCCATCTGCAGAAGGAtttagaaactttttttttttttttttttttttttttaaaatttattttgtcTACCTCTTAATAATTAAGATCTAAAGAAATCCCACCAATCCGATTGACTTCTATATTTCTTTTGTTACGCTTTGAGATTTTAACTTCATTAGTTATAATTACTACTCTTTCTTGATATTAAATAAGTGCAGGAATCAGGTGGAGCTAATCGACATAGTTGTTAGTAAGGTTTTGAGGCAATTGGATAGCGGTCGCTTGGGGCATATTAAATTTCCAATTGGATTAGATGATCGTGTAAGTGATCTGCTACTTCTATTAAATGTTGGGTCCCCAGATGTTCGATTTGTGGGAATATGTGGCATAGGTGGAATTGGGAAAACAACTATTGCAAAGGCTCTTTACAATCACATTCTTAACAGCTTTCATAGGAGATGTTTTCTTGAAGATATGGGAGAAAAAGAATTAGTTGCTTTGCAAAAGCAACTTCTTTTCTCCAAAAACCAATTTGATTACCGAATAAGGAATGTTCATGAGGGACAATACTTGATAAAAGAAAGATTAAATGGAGAAAatattcttcttgttcttgataATGTGACTGATCGTTCCCAACTCGATGCTTTGGCTATTGAATCCAATTGGCTTGGACCAGGAAGTAGGGTTATTATAACAAGTAGAGATGAACATATTCTAGAGTTGGCTCAAATTGATGAAGATAAAAGATACTGGCCTAAAGAATTGGATGATGAGCAATCTCTTCAACTCTTTAGTTGGCATGCATTTGCGTGCCACCAACCTCCCAAAGATTATAAGCAGTTTTCCCACAATGTCCTACAGTTGGCAAGAGGATTGCCTTTAGCTCTAGAAGCATTGTGTTCTTCTCTTTctggaagaaataaagaagaatggGAAGGAATGATGTTAGAGTTGAAAAGAAGGCTTGATGAGAAGATCTatcaaaatttaaagaaaagctACTATATTCTAGACGATGATGAGAGATCTATATTTCTTGATGCGGCATGCTTTTTCGTTGGATGGAGGAAAGAAATTGTAATTTCTCTATGGGAGGCTTGTGGCTTTTATCCAATGTTAGCAATAAAAACACTCACTCAAAAGTCTCTACTAAAATTTACTGCTAATTTGAGTGATTCCTATGATGTGTTATGGATGGATAAACATATTCAAGACATGGGAAGACGCATTATCTTAGACGAAAGTCCGGAGCCATACTTGCGCAGTAGGTTATGGAATCATGATGAAATCTTGGATGTATTACAAAAACACAAGGTAAAACTTTTTCCCGAAACCATTTTTTCATTTCTATGTGAGTATCATAGCCTCATGGAACCTAAGTAAATGCATTAGAATCAAGCCATAAAGGAAAAATTCCTCCAAGCCGCTAGCTGGCTTGGATGGCCCCCTCAAACTCTCTATGCCAATGCCTTGGGGATTCCTTCCCAAGATGACACCTTGGAGATACCTTCTCCATCATATGTAGTGAATTCAATGAGTTAGGCCCtacatctctttttttccctttttttctcattGATTTTTGTGTGTCGTaactctatatatatatttttttcttcttctttttattcacTACAGGGAACTCGGGAGATTGAAGGCATCCTCTTGCCCTCAAATCAGCCCTGTCTGGGTGTATGCCTACATGGGGAAGACTTTGCAGTGATGAAAAGGCTAAGATTTCTCAACATCAACGGAGCACACTATCAAGGAGAATTTCCACCTCTTCCTTCTAGCTTAATCTGGTTCAGTTGGTGGGGATGCCCCCTAGAAATTCTACCATCTAATTTTTTCCTGAAGAAACTAGTCTATATGAACCTATCAAATAGCCGGATTAGACAAGCTTGGAAAAACAAGCCTCAAAATGAGTTTGAGGTATAGTATTATTCCTCTTCTTTTGCCTTATCTTATAATCAGTATTGTAGATTATAGTATTTTTATAATTGTTTCTTTGTTTGACAGTGTTTTCGAAATTTGAAAGTTCTCCACCTCCGGTTTTGTGATCTATCTGAATCCCCTGATTTCTCATGGTTTCCTCGCTTGGAGACGTTGGATCTTGGATGTTGTAAAAACATGGTCAATTTACATGAATCCATTGGTGATCTGAAATCTCTTATTGAGCTTTACTTGGATgatacaaaaattgaagaactccCAAACAATATTTGCAGGCTAGGTTCTCTTCAATTTCTAAGTCTCATTTCATGCACATCACTCCAAAAATTGCCTGAGTCGATTGGTGATCTGAAGTCTCTTGTGACGCTTTCTTTGGATGGGACAAAAATTGAAGAGCTCCCAAACAGCATTTGCAGTCTCAGTTCTCTTCAAGTTCTAACTCTCATTTCATGTTCATTGCTCCAAAAATTGCCCGAGTCAATTGGTGATCTAAAGTCTATTGTTAGGCTTTCCTTGGATGGGACAAATATTGAAGAACTCCCAAACAGTATTTGCAAGCTGAATTCTCTccaatttctttctttaaatTGGTGCTCATCACTCAAAGACTTGCCAGACTCAATTGGTAATCTAAAATCTTTGATTCAGCTTTCCATTCGTGGGACAAAAATCAAGGAAGTGCCTGCTAGTCTTGGGTTGTTAGAGAAACTTGAGAATTTTTACTTTGGGTTGGAAAAGTAAGCATATTTGTTGGAGCAGGTATACTTTTCATGACATTGAAAGAGAGATGCAATTATGAATTTATTATCCTTGATGACATTTGGATTAAACAGCATGTTTGTTTTTCTAGCGCAGTGGATTACACAACATGTTATTGTTGCCTAACCTACCAATGCCGAATCTGATTaccattaattaatttattagtcatggtttttatttttagttaaacATAAAAAAGGGGTTCCATGATAGTGATTATAACCCCAGGCACTCTCATAAAGCAAATAGTATTTTTGTAGGACCAATGACCAATAATAGTAAGACATGTCGGCTCGAACCCACAATTAGCTGATTCAAGTGGCGATCGTGGGTCAAGGACTTTTTTCAACTAGGTTACCAACCACATTAATTCATAAGTTGGGAGCCAATTAGTTCACAAGGTATGTACATGCCTACTACGAAGTCAAAATCTTACTGGAACCCCAAGGGCCGGGGTGTTAAATAGGCAAATAGCACCACCTCAAGATCAAGCAGTCATGAGTTCACCTCTCCTTGGGGTGTAACTatcgaaaaaaaagaaaaataaaattctaatacCAGAAATGCATAGGAGTTGGAATTTCAACTTGGTGTAGAATTAAACCTTTTACGCAACGGCAAGAAAATCTCTATATATGGTGACAACAATGCAGAAATTCTGAATCACTTATTTGTATAATGTAAGGCTGCTCAAGAAGCGCCTTTTGAAAAATTCTTACGAAGGAATGTCGCTTGATCTCACCATTTCACTTCTAAATAAAGGGAATAATACAAACTGAAATTATCTAGGCCAATCAGTGACTAGAATTTGATCTAATCAGGAGATGACAAAGCAGAAAATGAGAACTGTTCTAAGCTGGAACGCATGCTTCGTTTCCTTAACATGGGAAGAAGTAAACAGGGTAGGTTGGTTAAAGAAAATATAGGTCTCTGTCAT is a window from the Macadamia integrifolia cultivar HAES 741 chromosome 5, SCU_Mint_v3, whole genome shotgun sequence genome containing:
- the LOC122079195 gene encoding disease resistance protein RUN1-like — translated: MAAVVLHDGGSSSVSTTCYDVFLSCRPDETLYNFTAFLHKALEREGINVFMNGENLQKPDGGAIKTNGVLEAIQHSKISIPVFSKGYADSSWCLQELVEMVRCRRSDGQSILPIFLDFEPRDVRHQTGSYQQSFQRHQQKFDPQTVESWKNALTEVAQISGYHLQDVTENQVELIDIVVSKVLRQLDSGRLGHIKFPIGLDDRVSDLLLLLNVGSPDVRFVGICGIGGIGKTTIAKALYNHILNSFHRRCFLEDMGEKELVALQKQLLFSKNQFDYRIRNVHEGQYLIKERLNGENILLVLDNVTDRSQLDALAIESNWLGPGSRVIITSRDEHILELAQIDEDKRYWPKELDDEQSLQLFSWHAFACHQPPKDYKQFSHNVLQLARGLPLALEALCSSLSGRNKEEWEGMMLELKRRLDEKIYQNLKKSYYILDDDERSIFLDAACFFVGWRKEIVISLWEACGFYPMLAIKTLTQKSLLKFTANLSDSYDVLWMDKHIQDMGRRIILDESPEPYLRSRLWNHDEILDVLQKHKGTREIEGILLPSNQPCLGVCLHGEDFAVMKRLRFLNINGAHYQGEFPPLPSSLIWFSWWGCPLEILPSNFFLKKLVYMNLSNSRIRQAWKNKPQNEFECFRNLKVLHLRFCDLSESPDFSWFPRLETLDLGCCKNMVNLHESIGDLKSLIELYLDDTKIEELPNNICRLGSLQFLSLISCTSLQKLPESIGDLKSLVTLSLDGTKIEELPNSICSLSSLQVLTLISCSLLQKLPESIGDLKSIVRLSLDGTNIEELPNSICKLNSLQFLSLNWCSSLKDLPDSIGNLKSLIQLSIRGTKIKEVPASLGLLEKLENFYFGLEK